Proteins from a genomic interval of Kitasatospora kifunensis:
- a CDS encoding ABC transporter ATP-binding protein, which translates to MAENAAPTHQPPTDAPTRSTVRSLLRLKPYAYPIRWYLVGAVAAALVASGAVLVVPLVLGRIVDGPIGHHDQAALWPLIGLLLLLGAAEAGLFGLRRVLIARPLARVEATMRDDLYAKLQRLPVSFHDRWPSGQLLSRATSDMYTLRLFLAFPLVFLVVNTLTFLAGSVLMLTLDWRLGLIALVPAVPLILLCTHFESRYSAAARIAQDQNGDLATVLEESVLGIRILKSFGRQRTMARHFAERAELLRGTELRKAWMLADLWAVIVGLPELALGCALAVGSVLVAHDELSAGTLVAFLSTALALRWPVESLGWLLAYSNEAGTAADRLFDVLDTPEQAEPEPASVVSNGDGIRFTGVRFRYPDAPAGTPDLLRGIDLHIRRGETLALVGATGSGKTTLTALLPRLYEATAGTITLDGQDTAQLPLARLRELVSVAFEEPTLFSASVRENVLMGAPQAGPEQLERALATAQADFVHQLPQGVDTEVGEQGLSLSGGQRQRLALARAVVGSPEFLVLDDPLSALDVHTEALVERALREVLGDTTALVVAHRPSTVLLADRVAVLAGGRILATGTHQRLLETCPEYRELMSGESALEASVTR; encoded by the coding sequence CATCAGCCGCCCACCGACGCTCCCACCAGGTCCACGGTGCGCTCGCTGCTCAGGCTCAAGCCCTACGCGTACCCCATCCGCTGGTACCTGGTCGGCGCGGTGGCCGCCGCCCTGGTCGCCTCCGGCGCCGTACTGGTGGTGCCACTGGTGCTGGGGCGGATCGTGGACGGCCCGATCGGCCACCACGACCAGGCCGCGCTCTGGCCGCTGATCGGGCTCCTGCTGCTGCTCGGCGCCGCCGAGGCCGGGCTCTTCGGGCTGCGCCGGGTGCTGATAGCGCGCCCGCTGGCCCGGGTCGAGGCCACCATGCGCGACGACCTCTACGCCAAGCTGCAGCGGCTGCCGGTCTCCTTCCACGACCGCTGGCCCTCCGGGCAGTTGCTCTCCCGGGCCACCTCGGACATGTACACCCTGCGGCTCTTCCTGGCCTTCCCGCTGGTCTTCCTGGTCGTCAACACCCTGACCTTCCTGGCCGGTTCGGTGCTGATGCTGACCCTGGACTGGCGTCTTGGGCTGATCGCGCTGGTCCCGGCGGTGCCGCTGATCCTGCTCTGCACGCACTTCGAGTCCCGCTACTCGGCCGCCGCCCGCATCGCCCAGGACCAGAATGGCGACCTGGCCACCGTGCTGGAGGAGTCGGTGCTCGGCATCCGGATCCTCAAGTCCTTCGGCCGCCAGCGCACCATGGCCCGGCACTTCGCCGAGCGGGCCGAGCTGCTGCGCGGCACCGAGCTGCGCAAGGCCTGGATGCTGGCCGACCTGTGGGCGGTGATCGTGGGTCTGCCCGAACTGGCGCTGGGCTGCGCGCTGGCCGTCGGTTCGGTGCTGGTCGCCCATGACGAGCTGAGCGCCGGCACCCTGGTCGCCTTCCTGTCCACCGCGCTGGCGTTGCGCTGGCCGGTGGAGTCGCTGGGCTGGCTGCTCGCCTACAGCAACGAGGCGGGCACCGCCGCCGACCGGCTGTTCGACGTGCTCGACACCCCCGAGCAGGCCGAGCCCGAGCCGGCGTCGGTCGTCTCCAACGGCGACGGCATCCGGTTCACCGGCGTGCGCTTCCGCTACCCCGACGCGCCCGCCGGCACCCCCGACCTGCTGCGCGGCATCGACCTGCACATCCGGCGCGGCGAGACGCTGGCCCTGGTCGGTGCCACCGGCAGCGGCAAGACCACCCTCACCGCACTGCTCCCGCGGCTCTACGAGGCCACCGCCGGGACCATCACGCTGGACGGCCAGGACACCGCGCAGCTGCCGCTGGCCCGGCTGCGCGAGCTGGTCTCGGTCGCCTTCGAGGAGCCCACCCTGTTCTCCGCCTCGGTGCGCGAGAACGTGCTGATGGGCGCCCCGCAGGCGGGCCCCGAGCAGTTGGAGCGGGCGCTGGCCACCGCCCAGGCCGACTTCGTGCACCAACTGCCGCAGGGCGTGGACACCGAGGTCGGCGAGCAGGGCCTGAGCCTGTCCGGTGGTCAGCGCCAGCGCCTGGCGCTGGCCCGCGCGGTGGTCGGCTCCCCCGAGTTCCTGGTGCTGGACGACCCGCTCTCCGCGCTGGACGTGCACACCGAGGCGCTGGTCGAGCGGGCGCTGCGCGAGGTGCTCGGCGACACCACCGCGCTGGTGGTGGCGCACCGGCCGAGCACGGTGCTGCTGGCCGACCGGGTCGCGGTGCTGGCCGGGGGCCGGATCCTGGCCACCGGCACCCACCAGCGGCTGCTGGAGACCTGTCCCGAGTACCGCGAACTGATGTCCGGCGAAAGCGCGCTGGAAGCGAGTGTGACCCGATGA
- a CDS encoding ABC transporter ATP-binding protein — translation MTTATAPDSPADLEELPGAADEEIPVPPGASAALLRSLLAPHRRRVLAGIVMILLQQAALQSGPLLVSLAIDRAIPALRHHDSGPLIAVTAGYLGCAALSTLLQRAFIRVSGRINQDVLLELRSRIFRHAQRLGLDFHERYTSGRIISRGTSDVDTLRELLNEGLQELLAVFLSVCYIAVILLVMDWRLGLLALSSVLPMALLVRMFRTRSSRVYRVSRTAVASVIVRFTETMNGIRPVQAFRREKDNQAAFSDINQQYATTNANGLLEMARYVAFSRATANLWVTVVVLVGAYLVTDGSLELGVLTGFVLYLRRLYDPIDQLAMFLNSYQSAAAALEKISGLLAQEPSVAEPVTPVPLPATTSTGRTVAFTDVRFAYRTGREILPAFCLTLPAGQTTAVVGATGAGKSTLAKLLARFYDPTSGRITLDGVDLRELAAAELRRGVVMVTQESFLFSGTVAENIAVGRPEASREEIEQAAKAIGAHDFITALPEGYDTDVRKRGGRISAGQRQLVAFARALLADPAVLILDEATSSLDVPGEQAVQRAMRTVLAGRTAVIIAHRLSTVEIADRVLVMESGRIIEDGTPAELIAGRGRFADLHTAWRESLV, via the coding sequence ATGACCACTGCCACCGCCCCGGATTCCCCCGCCGACCTGGAGGAGCTGCCGGGTGCCGCGGACGAGGAGATCCCCGTCCCGCCCGGCGCCTCCGCCGCCCTGCTGCGCTCACTGCTCGCCCCGCACCGGCGCCGGGTGCTGGCCGGGATCGTGATGATCCTGCTCCAGCAGGCCGCGCTGCAGTCCGGGCCGCTGCTGGTGTCGCTGGCCATCGACCGGGCCATCCCGGCACTGCGCCACCACGACAGCGGCCCGCTGATCGCCGTCACCGCCGGCTACCTGGGCTGCGCCGCGCTCAGCACGCTGCTGCAGCGCGCCTTCATCCGGGTCTCGGGCCGGATCAACCAGGACGTGCTGCTCGAACTGCGCAGCCGGATCTTCCGGCACGCCCAACGGCTCGGCCTGGACTTCCACGAGCGCTACACCTCGGGCCGGATCATCTCCCGGGGCACCAGCGACGTGGACACCCTGCGCGAACTGCTCAACGAGGGTCTGCAGGAGCTGCTCGCGGTCTTCCTGTCGGTCTGCTACATCGCGGTCATCCTGCTGGTGATGGACTGGCGGCTGGGCCTGCTGGCGCTCAGCTCGGTGCTGCCGATGGCGCTGCTGGTCCGGATGTTCCGCACCCGCAGCTCCCGGGTCTACCGCGTCTCGCGCACCGCGGTCGCCTCGGTGATCGTCCGCTTCACCGAGACCATGAACGGCATCCGTCCGGTGCAGGCCTTCCGCCGGGAGAAGGACAACCAGGCCGCGTTCAGCGACATCAACCAGCAGTACGCCACCACCAACGCCAACGGCCTGCTGGAGATGGCGCGTTACGTCGCCTTCTCGCGGGCGACGGCGAACCTGTGGGTCACCGTGGTGGTGCTGGTGGGCGCCTACCTGGTGACGGACGGCAGCCTGGAGCTGGGCGTGCTGACCGGGTTCGTGCTCTACCTGCGGCGGTTGTACGACCCGATCGACCAGCTGGCGATGTTCCTGAACAGCTACCAGTCGGCGGCGGCCGCGCTGGAGAAGATCTCCGGCCTGCTGGCCCAGGAGCCCTCGGTCGCCGAGCCGGTCACCCCGGTGCCGCTGCCGGCGACCACCAGCACCGGGCGCACGGTCGCCTTCACCGACGTCCGCTTCGCCTACCGCACCGGCCGCGAGATCCTGCCCGCCTTCTGCCTGACCCTGCCCGCCGGCCAGACCACCGCCGTGGTCGGCGCCACCGGCGCGGGCAAGTCCACCCTGGCCAAGCTGCTGGCCCGGTTCTACGACCCGACCAGCGGTCGGATCACGCTGGACGGGGTCGACCTGCGCGAGCTTGCCGCCGCCGAACTGCGGCGCGGGGTGGTGATGGTGACCCAGGAGTCCTTCCTCTTCTCCGGCACGGTCGCCGAGAACATCGCGGTGGGCCGTCCCGAGGCCAGCCGCGAGGAGATCGAGCAGGCCGCGAAGGCGATCGGCGCGCACGACTTCATCACCGCCCTGCCCGAGGGCTACGACACCGACGTGCGCAAGCGCGGCGGCCGGATCTCGGCCGGCCAGCGCCAACTGGTCGCCTTCGCCCGCGCCTTGCTGGCCGACCCGGCGGTGCTGATCCTGGACGAGGCCACCTCCTCGCTGGACGTCCCCGGCGAGCAGGCCGTGCAGCGCGCCATGCGCACCGTGCTGGCCGGCCGTACCGCGGTGATCATCGCCCACCGCCTGTCCACCGTGGAGATCGCGGACCGGGTCCTGGTGATGGAGTCGGGGCGGATCATCGAGGACGGCACACCGGCCGAACTGATCGCCGGTCGCGGCCGCTTCGCCGACCTGCACACGGCCTGGCGCGAGAGCCTGGTCTGA
- a CDS encoding helix-turn-helix domain-containing protein, translated as MALRAHISERQRRFGIELRRLRLGAGVSVQDAAAHINLRGPHLNHIEAARTGLDETRLRSLAALYGCTDATQLNTLTALGASDGKGWWSSYRKNVPAFSLDLAELESANLSRYLNYETFFIPGLLQTEEYIRCLFESNGTSLSPDQVEGSIRFRLNRQSILTNSPSTRFSFVIHEAALPMTFAGKEAMHRQLEHLLRLWEIPNVDIQIFPFSIQATPPFSGPFMITEPAAPALSTLVNDHPGAAGFIDVPHVVQQYTDRFADLSRLALRSGNAKVSARPESTRDSWTVVQHAKHGFEEEKQSAPALEASPKHRLHS; from the coding sequence TTGGCGCTGCGAGCCCACATCAGTGAACGCCAGCGGCGATTCGGCATCGAGCTCCGACGCCTTCGCCTCGGTGCCGGGGTGTCCGTGCAAGACGCGGCCGCACACATCAACTTGCGCGGGCCTCACCTGAACCACATCGAGGCCGCCCGGACAGGACTCGACGAGACCCGGCTACGCTCCCTGGCTGCCCTCTACGGCTGCACGGACGCAACACAACTCAACACTCTCACAGCCCTGGGCGCGAGCGATGGAAAAGGCTGGTGGAGTTCCTATCGGAAAAATGTCCCAGCCTTTTCCCTCGATCTCGCCGAGCTGGAGAGCGCAAACCTCTCTCGCTACCTCAACTATGAGACTTTCTTCATTCCTGGACTGCTCCAGACCGAGGAGTACATCCGCTGCCTCTTCGAAAGCAATGGGACATCACTCTCGCCCGATCAGGTCGAAGGCTCCATCAGGTTCCGCCTGAACCGCCAGAGCATCTTGACCAACTCCCCGTCCACACGGTTCTCCTTTGTGATCCACGAGGCCGCACTGCCGATGACATTCGCCGGAAAAGAAGCGATGCACCGACAGCTGGAACACCTTCTGAGGCTCTGGGAGATTCCGAACGTCGATATTCAAATCTTCCCATTCAGCATCCAGGCCACACCCCCCTTCAGCGGCCCGTTTATGATCACCGAGCCCGCGGCCCCGGCACTCTCCACCTTGGTGAACGACCATCCCGGAGCAGCAGGATTCATAGACGTCCCACATGTGGTGCAGCAATACACGGACCGGTTCGCCGACCTCAGCAGGCTCGCGCTACGATCCGGAAACGCAAAGGTATCCGCGCGACCGGAATCGACTCGGGACTCATGGACAGTGGTTCAGCATGCCAAGCACGGATTTGAGGAGGAAAAACAATCGGCACCAGCACTGGAGGCATCCCCGAAACACCGCCTTCACTCGTGA
- a CDS encoding DUF6571 family protein, whose protein sequence is MAKALRDAHDQFSAAQKALQLVLDDAAQEKLTVSDDGSIGWPAATTDGDTQNPGYESAFQHKAGAIQQRITAVLNQATEADTAAAAAFAADTGSTASGFNSAPVGGISEAEGQQAAQLLSLGGKASDAQIAQLDQLLKEHSGDPRFTTAFYEKLGPNGFLSSWAAMAQKGGGSATATDIQSQLGIALANATHTDNQPHLSDTWEADLRRAGASHFPLSPGEPVDAQPYGYQILSNILRSGNYDAHFLDPIAEHVTQLTRANPTMWDSVSLHHAYPYQDAGVPAYHDIQFLTANGSGFNPMSGALEALGHSPDASTHYFHDPATLYSTDGTARGSDPSLKYLDVLTATGDQSVLMDVASSTSYQPTTGTASPAETLALGHALEAATTGVPYDATGAALPPHTDAMSAVMSDVVSKFGSGDGPSLLHGNGALFANMNGSLGNMTAAYIGDVQKSVAGGDMSPLPGFGKPAQLDPGATLKLVATLGRDPGAYGAITQAQQAYTTAQIQTVMQHQADHGDLLGEAVQNAVHPGAVVEGVLNSARANEVFQHQQASDAAYNAQIDQHVGWATKVWDLTGGKTLSSIPVVGGTLNSQAEASVQQIANSYHIDTSGAASDQASTLLVLGAGSGRATASAVMAGAIGSSLSPTQVQDLANTAVTAAQNGFSYGGYLFTGGPNGGAATGSKG, encoded by the coding sequence TTGGCGAAGGCGCTGCGGGACGCGCACGACCAGTTCAGCGCCGCGCAGAAAGCGTTGCAACTGGTGCTTGATGACGCGGCGCAGGAGAAGCTGACGGTCAGCGACGACGGCAGCATCGGCTGGCCGGCGGCCACCACGGACGGCGATACGCAGAACCCGGGCTATGAGAGCGCCTTCCAGCACAAGGCGGGGGCGATCCAGCAGCGGATCACGGCTGTTCTCAATCAGGCCACGGAGGCGGACACCGCAGCTGCGGCCGCGTTCGCCGCCGACACCGGGAGCACAGCCAGTGGTTTCAACTCTGCGCCGGTGGGCGGCATATCCGAGGCCGAGGGGCAACAGGCGGCCCAACTGCTGAGCCTGGGCGGCAAAGCGTCGGACGCCCAGATCGCGCAGCTGGACCAGCTGCTCAAGGAGCACTCGGGGGACCCGCGGTTCACCACGGCCTTCTACGAGAAGCTCGGCCCGAACGGCTTTCTCAGCTCGTGGGCAGCGATGGCGCAGAAGGGCGGTGGGTCGGCGACGGCGACCGATATCCAGTCGCAGCTCGGTATCGCGCTCGCGAACGCCACGCACACGGACAACCAGCCGCATCTGTCTGATACATGGGAAGCGGATCTGCGCAGGGCTGGTGCCTCGCACTTCCCGCTGTCGCCCGGAGAGCCGGTCGATGCGCAGCCCTACGGCTATCAGATCCTCTCCAACATCCTGCGAAGCGGTAACTACGACGCCCACTTCCTCGACCCGATCGCTGAGCACGTCACGCAGCTCACCAGGGCCAACCCGACCATGTGGGACTCCGTCTCCCTCCACCACGCCTACCCCTACCAGGACGCCGGGGTCCCCGCCTACCACGACATCCAGTTCCTGACAGCGAACGGTTCGGGCTTCAACCCGATGTCCGGCGCGCTGGAGGCGCTGGGCCACAGCCCGGACGCCTCCACCCACTACTTCCACGACCCGGCCACGCTCTACAGCACCGACGGCACGGCGCGAGGGAGCGACCCGTCGCTCAAGTACCTGGACGTGCTGACGGCCACCGGCGACCAATCGGTCCTGATGGATGTGGCGTCCAGTACCAGTTACCAGCCGACGACGGGAACGGCCAGCCCAGCGGAGACCTTGGCCCTCGGCCACGCGCTCGAAGCGGCCACCACCGGCGTGCCGTACGACGCGACGGGCGCGGCACTGCCGCCGCACACAGACGCGATGAGCGCGGTGATGAGCGATGTCGTGAGCAAGTTTGGGAGCGGGGACGGGCCGAGCCTGCTGCACGGGAACGGGGCGCTGTTCGCGAACATGAACGGCAGCCTGGGGAACATGACGGCGGCCTACATCGGGGACGTGCAGAAGTCAGTGGCGGGAGGTGATATGTCCCCGCTGCCGGGGTTCGGGAAGCCGGCGCAGTTGGACCCCGGTGCCACGCTGAAGCTGGTCGCGACTCTCGGCCGAGACCCGGGAGCCTACGGCGCCATCACCCAGGCCCAGCAGGCCTACACAACGGCGCAGATTCAAACCGTGATGCAGCACCAGGCCGACCACGGTGATCTGCTCGGCGAAGCGGTCCAGAACGCCGTCCACCCAGGGGCCGTGGTCGAGGGCGTCCTCAACTCGGCCCGGGCGAACGAGGTCTTCCAGCACCAACAGGCGAGCGATGCCGCCTACAACGCACAGATCGATCAACACGTCGGCTGGGCCACGAAGGTGTGGGACCTGACCGGAGGAAAGACGCTCAGCAGCATTCCGGTTGTGGGCGGCACGCTGAACAGTCAGGCGGAGGCGTCGGTTCAGCAGATCGCGAACAGCTATCACATCGACACGTCTGGCGCTGCCAGCGACCAGGCCTCCACTCTGCTGGTCCTGGGCGCTGGGTCCGGCAGAGCAACTGCGAGCGCCGTCATGGCCGGGGCGATCGGGAGCAGCCTGAGTCCCACCCAGGTCCAGGATCTGGCAAACACCGCGGTCACCGCCGCGCAGAACGGGTTCAGCTATGGAGGCTACCTGTTCACGGGGGGACCCAACGGTGGTGCCGCGACTGGAAGCAAGGGGTGA
- a CDS encoding WXG100 family type VII secretion target, with protein MADLEFERRMNPWLFDSSGSLTDQAKQQFPDLAEPLAPVALTGGGGTLSVQPAVLTQVAQQASVLQETVKSECDQPWQNVTGAVGALTGWDTSGALNTAWSVWSQQVQALSDAMGRIAQNLKTNADSYLNHEQANQRRFLAN; from the coding sequence ATGGCCGACCTGGAGTTCGAACGCAGAATGAACCCGTGGCTGTTCGACAGCTCCGGGAGCCTGACCGATCAGGCGAAGCAGCAGTTCCCTGATTTAGCGGAGCCGCTCGCCCCAGTAGCGCTCACGGGCGGGGGTGGGACGCTCTCGGTGCAGCCGGCTGTGCTGACGCAGGTCGCCCAGCAGGCATCGGTGTTGCAGGAGACGGTGAAGAGCGAGTGCGACCAGCCTTGGCAGAACGTCACCGGTGCTGTCGGCGCCTTGACGGGTTGGGACACCAGCGGCGCGCTCAACACTGCTTGGAGTGTGTGGAGTCAGCAGGTCCAGGCACTCTCCGATGCGATGGGCAGGATCGCCCAGAACCTCAAGACGAATGCCGATAGCTACCTGAACCACGAGCAGGCCAATCAGCGTCGATTTCTGGCGAACTGA
- the glgP gene encoding alpha-glucan family phosphorylase has translation MKAIRRFTVRTVLPEQLQPLHELALNLRWSWHPETRELFRSVEPGVWEAVGEDPVRLLGEVPAARLAALAADRRFLRRLGDLTDDLNDYLSGPRWYQSAQLVGEAPAAIAYFSPEYGIAAALPQYSGGLGILAGDHLKAASDLGVPLIGVGLFYRHGYFRQSLARDGWQQERYPVLDPDELAVTLLREADGTACRVELALPGGRTLAAQIWKAQVGRVPLLLLDSDLEANAATERDVTDRLYGGGSEHRLLQEMLLGIGGVRAVRAFCRLTGHLEPEVFHTNEGHAGFLGIERIRELVSTASADFASALEAVRAGTLFTTHTPVPAGIDRFDRELVARHFSGDAALRGVPVDQVLALGLENWPGGDPKLFNMAAMGLRLAQRANGVSTLHGEVSRAMFGALWPGFDAAEVPITSITNGVHAPTWIDPAVVRLGAAEIGADRAENAMSVGGAERWSGVEQIGDAEIWGVRRALRAQLVDEARRRLRASWRQRGAGDAELGWTEAVLDPDVLTIGFARRVPSYKRLTLMLRDQERLRALLLHPTRPVQIVVAGKAHPADDGGKRLIQQLVAFADDPTVRHRIVFLPDYDMAMAKHLYPGCDVWLNNPLRPLEACGTSGMKAALNGCLNLSVLDGWWEEWYDGRNGWAIPTADGPGFDEDQRDDIEAAALYDLIEHQVAATYYDRAADGLPHRWIARVRHTLVTLGPKVLAGRMVREYVERLYAPAALAQRTLAGDGARELAQWKAKVRTAWPAVRVEHVDASAAAEADAAELGSALALRVQVALGGLDPADVEVQAVSGAVDESDRIADAQTQALKPVGGPDLNGCQRYEGTLELSRTGPFGYTVRVLPSHPLLASTAELGLVVLPPESAGMDAGVLR, from the coding sequence GTGAAGGCCATCCGCAGATTCACCGTCCGCACCGTCCTGCCCGAACAACTCCAGCCGCTGCACGAACTCGCGCTCAATCTGCGCTGGTCCTGGCACCCGGAGACCCGCGAGCTGTTCCGCTCGGTCGAGCCCGGGGTCTGGGAGGCCGTCGGCGAGGACCCGGTCCGGCTGCTCGGCGAGGTACCGGCCGCCCGGCTGGCCGCGCTCGCCGCCGACCGCCGCTTCCTGCGCCGGCTCGGCGACCTCACCGACGACCTGAACGACTACCTGAGCGGACCGCGCTGGTACCAGTCGGCCCAGCTGGTCGGCGAGGCACCCGCCGCGATCGCCTACTTCTCGCCCGAGTACGGCATCGCCGCCGCGCTGCCGCAGTACTCCGGGGGCCTGGGCATCCTGGCCGGCGACCACCTCAAGGCCGCCAGCGACCTGGGGGTGCCGCTGATCGGCGTCGGGCTCTTCTACCGGCACGGCTACTTCCGCCAGTCGCTGGCCCGCGACGGCTGGCAGCAGGAGCGCTATCCGGTGCTCGACCCCGACGAGCTGGCGGTGACCCTGCTGCGTGAGGCGGACGGCACCGCCTGCCGGGTCGAGCTGGCCCTGCCCGGCGGGCGCACGCTGGCCGCGCAGATCTGGAAGGCCCAGGTCGGCCGGGTCCCGCTGCTGCTGCTCGACTCCGACCTGGAGGCCAACGCGGCCACCGAACGGGACGTCACCGACCGCCTCTACGGCGGCGGCAGCGAGCACCGGCTGCTGCAGGAGATGCTGCTGGGCATCGGCGGAGTGCGGGCGGTGCGGGCGTTCTGCCGGCTCACCGGGCACCTGGAGCCCGAGGTCTTCCACACCAACGAGGGACACGCCGGCTTCCTCGGCATCGAGCGGATCCGCGAGCTGGTCTCCACCGCCTCGGCCGACTTCGCCAGCGCACTGGAAGCCGTCCGGGCCGGCACCCTGTTCACCACCCACACCCCGGTGCCGGCCGGCATCGACCGCTTCGACCGGGAGCTGGTGGCCCGGCACTTCAGCGGTGACGCCGCGCTGCGCGGGGTGCCGGTCGACCAGGTGCTCGCGCTCGGCCTGGAGAACTGGCCGGGCGGCGACCCCAAGCTCTTCAACATGGCCGCCATGGGCCTGCGCCTGGCCCAGCGCGCCAACGGCGTGAGCACCCTGCACGGCGAGGTCAGCCGGGCCATGTTCGGCGCGCTGTGGCCGGGCTTCGACGCCGCCGAGGTGCCGATCACCTCGATCACCAACGGTGTGCACGCCCCCACCTGGATCGACCCGGCGGTGGTGCGCCTGGGCGCCGCCGAGATCGGCGCCGACCGGGCCGAGAACGCCATGTCGGTGGGCGGTGCCGAGCGCTGGAGCGGGGTCGAGCAGATCGGCGACGCCGAGATCTGGGGGGTTCGGCGCGCGCTGCGGGCCCAGCTGGTGGACGAGGCCCGACGCCGGCTGCGTGCCTCCTGGCGCCAGCGCGGAGCCGGCGACGCCGAGCTCGGCTGGACCGAGGCGGTGCTCGACCCGGACGTGCTGACCATCGGCTTCGCCCGCCGGGTGCCCTCCTACAAGCGGCTCACCCTGATGCTCCGGGACCAGGAGAGGCTGCGCGCGCTGCTGCTGCACCCCACCCGTCCGGTGCAGATCGTGGTGGCCGGCAAGGCCCACCCGGCGGACGACGGCGGCAAGCGGCTGATCCAGCAACTGGTGGCCTTCGCCGACGACCCGACGGTTCGCCACCGGATCGTCTTCCTGCCCGACTACGACATGGCGATGGCCAAGCACCTCTACCCCGGCTGCGACGTCTGGCTGAACAACCCGCTGCGCCCGCTGGAGGCCTGCGGCACCTCGGGGATGAAGGCCGCGCTCAACGGCTGCCTCAACCTGTCGGTGCTGGACGGCTGGTGGGAGGAGTGGTACGACGGCCGCAACGGCTGGGCGATCCCGACGGCCGACGGTCCCGGCTTCGACGAGGACCAGCGCGACGACATCGAGGCGGCCGCGCTCTACGACCTGATCGAGCACCAGGTCGCGGCCACCTACTACGACCGGGCGGCGGACGGGCTGCCGCACCGCTGGATCGCCCGGGTGCGGCACACCCTGGTCACGCTCGGCCCCAAGGTGCTGGCCGGGCGGATGGTGCGGGAGTACGTGGAGCGCCTCTACGCGCCCGCCGCGCTCGCCCAGCGCACGCTGGCCGGGGACGGCGCGCGGGAGCTGGCGCAGTGGAAGGCGAAGGTGCGCACGGCCTGGCCGGCCGTGCGGGTCGAGCACGTGGACGCCTCGGCCGCCGCCGAGGCCGACGCCGCCGAGCTGGGCTCGGCGCTGGCGCTGCGGGTGCAGGTCGCGCTCGGCGGTCTGGATCCGGCGGACGTCGAGGTGCAGGCCGTCTCGGGCGCGGTGGACGAGAGCGACCGCATCGCGGACGCGCAGACGCAGGCCCTCAAGCCGGTCGGCGGCCCTGATCTGAACGGCTGCCAACGCTACGAGGGAACCCTGGAGTTGAGCCGCACCGGACCGTTCGGCTACACGGTCCGGGTGCTGCCAAGCCACCCGCTGCTGGCGTCGACGGCCGAGCTGGGCCTGGTGGTGCTGCCGCCCGAGTCGGCGGGGATGGACGCGGGGGTGCTGCGGTAG